GAGCAACAAGTCAATGTCGAGAAGCCTGTCCCAAACTGGCGCACAACTCAGAATACACTTCCTATATGTTCATCCAAAGTGACCTCAAACGGTTTTGTACTGTTTTTAAAGCTGCTTTCGTATTACTGAAGGGACCAGGAACGAAAATAAACACGGTCGTTccctgaagaagaaatttgcGCAGCATGCGACCAGAGTGCGGACAACATCCAAGGCAGTGAAGCCAGAACTTTCATGAAAGATTCTAGATGGACGCTACGAACTGAATTACCGGAGCTCTAATTGTAACAGAGAACATGATTTCATGCGGTCatttcttttgaaggcttcacTAAGATAAAAAATTATACTGCTCTCTACTGCAAAACTTGAGTCCATAAAACCCGGAAGTAATAAGAGGAGCACCTCTATAGATTAAATAAACCTCTAcctttctctttccagaTCTGCTTACCAATATAAGTTTCAGCAGGTGAACCTTGCCGTATCGCTTGAAATTAAACCCTATAGTCATGCATTATTTGGACCTATGAGAATAAAGTATGCTAAGAGTCTGCCGCTTCCAAGTTGCATAAAACTCAAGGCTTCAACATGTTTTCAATTCTTCGATTTTTCCTGGACCTTTGCCGCAAAGCCAGGAAGGTGTTACGTAAACGTGCTCACTGATTTTTTCCAGGAACAATTTTATATTATGACAATATACAGAACACAATTTACGGACTATTGCACTAGCCTCGCCCATGCACAAAGAGTCTCGGGAGCGTCTAGTAGCATTGATTTTCAAATCAAGAGGCCATGAATGGGCACTCAAGCCCTGCtaaggaacttgaagttaCCACAATCAATGAATGTTGTTTGGCGAAAAGTTCGACTCAGCTCAGCGTCGTGGAGGGCGAAGTGTGCGACCAATCTATTTCTGGTGACACACCCACAACACACGGAACTTTACAGATTGATCCTGcagaagagaaagcttTAGTAAGGAAATTGGACCGCAGGTTTGTACCAGTGCTTGCCTTTGCTTACTTTTTACAGTCTTTAGACAAGACTAATATTGGTAATGCTTACACTTCTGGAATGAAAGAGGATCTCGATCTCACTCCTAAGCAATACTCAAATGCTGTGTCAGTCCTTTACTCAACATTTTTAATCGCTCAGGTTCCAACAACGTTGTATTTAAGAGTAATTCCTCCCCGATATTTTATGTCCGGTATGGTGTTTTGTTGGTCGATAATCACCCTATGTAGTGGGTTCGTGAAGTCTTACCACTCGCTGATAGCACTTAGGGTACTTTTAGgcgcttttgaaggcgGTTACTTTCCAGCAATGGTGCTGCTTGTTAGCATGATTTACAAGCCTGAAGAGCAAGCAAAAAGAATAgcatttttcttcagctgtgCGGCACTCGCTGGCGCTTTTGGGGGCTTGATTGCTACAGGATTGGCGACAGTCCATGGCGCAGGAGGCCTTAACGGATGGAGATGGCTGTATATCATAGAGGGGCTCGTTTCGACTACCGCAGCTGTATGGATTTACTTTGGTCTTCCCACAGATGTTGAAATGCCCGCTTTCATGAACAATCGAGAAAAAAGCCTCCTGAAAGTGAGATCAAAACAACGTTTACAGTACATTGGGCCACAACCCAATTTTAGCTGGGACTTTGTTTGGGATGCTTTGAAGGATTTCAAAGTCTACAGTGGTCTGGCGATACAATTCTGTCAGAATATAATCCTTTATGCCTTCACAACATTTCTACCTGCGATTTTGAAACTTGGAATGGGCTATTCATCAAGACAAGCGCAATACCTGACCGTACCAGTTTATATCCTTGCGGCAGCAGTTTTTCTAAGCTCTGCATATTTCAGTGATCGGTTTAACATGAGAGGGCCAATAATTTTGTGCTTCAATATCGTGACCATTATCGGATACATCATTATGCTTACAGCAAAAACTTCCGGAGTGAAATACTTTGCTTGCTATTTGatgactttttcagctttcaCAGGCCCTGGACTCAACGTAACATGGGTATCAAACAACATTGCTCCACATTATAAACGCGCCACTGCAATTGGTCTAAGTCAAATGTTTGGCAACTTAGCCGGAGCAATAGCAGGTCAAGTTTACATCAAGCCCCCATACGTGCTGGGAAACTCATTTTCTTTAGGTTGCGTGGGTTTCTCCAGTCTTTTGgttgctcttcaaattaTCTTATTTTACAGAATCaatgaaagaagagctgccATTTTACGAGGAGCAGTGGTTGATAAATTTAAGAAAAGAAGTGGGGACAAAGATCTGAATTTCAAATACTGTATATAAAGAATACAAGAGGGGCCTCTCTTCAATGAAAAGGTCGTTGACTTACTAGCAGTTTCAGGAAACCAAGGATGCACCAGGGTTGCAGTTATCAAGTAGTCATAAAACTTGAGTGATTCTCTGTGCCCATCAAGTCGAAAGAAGCCTGGTTTATAAGAAAGTCCTCCTTACTATATATTCTAAAAATCTGTTTATTCTGTTTTGAAATCAGTCTTTACAATGCTCTAGAAGGAATTCTCGGGCTGTGCTTCATATCTTCAACCATTATGAATATTCCAGATTCCAACTATGAATAACTTGACcgatttctttgataaaacTAGGATTGAACCGAATTGTTTCCCCTCCATAGCTATTTAGGCTATCAAAAGCGGACCAAAAAGCGCCATCACACCCCATCTTTGGGCACTTTTCAAATCCTGCCTTTTTTCCTCTTAGGTTTTGATATAGAGAATTTTTAGAGCGTGCGGGTATTACTGCGCCATCAACATCTATAGGAGCCTTAAAATAATCTTCTAATTCAGCGGGGGACTTGAATTTGCGTCTAAGcgatttttgttttccaaaatcgaAATACCATGATGGTTTTTTACAGTTCCTAAGGCCTCCGTTAATCCAGAGAAGGCGTagtttttcatcaaagtGAGCAAGTTGTGTGGAACAGGTATAGTTAAGAGCCCTTTTTTCGTCTCTGTTCAAAATGCCTAAGGCCCCAGCTgcgtttttgttgaatcGATAATTTTCATTTCCTGATATAGATTGGCCCAGCCAAAAAAGCTCCTTGTCGCCATATACTGGCTCACTTGTCTCTTTCCAGAGTTGTAAAGCAGTTGAAATCAATAGGCCAGGGAGATGGTCACTTCTTTTTATAACAACTACTCCGCTCTCCATTAGGTGTTTGTAGCCCGCTTTAAAAAAGTCGTTTTGTGTGGTTTTTTCGGTTGATGATGGGATCCCAAAGACcttgctttcttcttctgtagGTAATAATTTCTTGTAAAATTTCAAGTCACTGGTTTTGAGATATTCGTCAATTAATCTatccttgaagaagaatgcgCCAGTTTCTTGATACCCAACCAAGTCGAAAAACCTTTCTGGGTTCATAAATGGGACTGCGTCGGAGtccatcaaaatcatttcGTCAAAAGAGTTAAAGAGTGACGCTATCCATTTGTTAGAGAAGCGCTTAAAGAGATCGTGGTGCCCATTTTTAATACCTCTTTTTGCATTCACAAACCATATTTCCTGGGGCAAGTCAAAGCCGTGTGTATTTGTTTCAGCATCTTTAGTGACATCATTTCTTGCAACATAGCTTATGCTTTGCATTGCTTCAGCGGAAACGTCCCCCTTATGCACAAGTTGGATTGGTAGTTTGTTTCCTAATAGTCTTAATACATTTAATAGCATTTTAACTTCGCTAACACCGCCCTCACCGAAACTTATTACTATACCTCTGTCCTTCATGGAATCTTTGGCTCGTCGCCAAAAtggcagcttcaaagtttggttCAAATCAGAACCTTCGAGTTTAACATTCTCTTGTTCGTTTACTGATGTAGCCTCATCTTCCCTTGTGTCATCCCATCTGGTAAAGACTGGAAGTTCGCGAGTAAAGATTGGAAACAGTCTGCTGTCAAGTTCCTCGTAGTCAATCCCATCAAAAGGTGCTAGGTTTGTCACAAAACAATGGCCATACAGTCTCAAGTACTTAACGGATTGAATCACTCGGCGTCTCGAAAAAAATATTGATTTTCTGTCGCTGAAGCTTCTCATACCCCAGCCACTACCTTGGCGTAAAAACGATTGGAACAATGCAGCACATGCTTCAGCGGCAGCCGGGCTTTCCGTTGGTGTTTCATCTCCTATCACCGTGGAAAGGCCGGTCTCAGCTGAATATCGCGGTATCCTCAGTGAAACTTTCTCATTTGCCAGCTGGAAAACGTAGAAACAAACCAATGTGGAAAGAGATAAAACTGCAAACCgcttccagcttcttgcacTGTATATCTTTCGTGTAAGGAGGCTCATATTCTAAAACTGCATAGGTTTTCTCACTATTTCAATGAAGTGATAAAAATAACCACCTCCAGGAAATATTTGAACTCCGAGGCGCACGTGCGGCGAACGCCGTTCGATGCTTCGCTTGTACTCTTACGTCATCAAAATAAAATTCGttctcgaagaaaaaagtTGTTAAAACACCTGTGATTTTGACGCCTTACGAAAACTTCTGCCCCGctcaagacaaaaaaggTCATTGTGGATTATGCTCCTTGTTTAATTATCTGAAAATCTCAAATTGCAGAcgaaagacaaaaatgttgaaaaataaCAAGCCCTAGCCTCCTCTTTTTCCTCATTAGAAATACCTTCTGGGAAAGCATGTAAGCgaaatggcttcaaaaatgcacAAGCGGCATATTTAAGCATTAAGCTGCTAAGCATTTCAAGGATTGATAAAATTTTTAATTCGCTTCCACAGCTGATTCATGCTCCTGATCATTTCAACTTTAAGTTGTCTAAATCAAATATAAAAACATCGAAAAGCACGTTTGAGTGGCTAACCTTGCAAGATTTTTTGCAGGCGCATTACCCCAACGGTCAGAAAAGTCTTCAATAACTAAAAAACCAGCATCCCGCGGGTGCTGAAGTCGTATTGAGATCTAGACTTTTTGTCTGCGAAAACTCCATTTTTATAAAACACGCTTTCCTCAAAGTTACACATCCTTGTGAATTTTAAGCCCAAATGCCCATTGGGTCATTCTCTGCACCCgcaacaagctcttttGAATCACGAATTTTTCTGACTTTGCTGATTAACAAACCAACCATTAGAGGGCCAACAATTGTGCAGAGCACAATTCCCCACGACACAATGAAATACTGCTCTGAAGTTAATATACCTCGATTTTCTGCTATGGCAGAAATAAGAAATCTAATATCTCCCCTAGAAACCATAGCATAGCCCATTATTGAAGGAGGGACAAGTGAATTTACACTTGGGAAGCCCCAAGAACGTTAACCACTTTCAACATCATTCCCAAAATGTTTGAAACAAGCCTTCTTTATTAACCACGCACCACATATAAACTTGCCAACAGTCATTAGAACTGCATACACTACGCCTCTCCATATAATATTTCCGTCGAGCATTTTGGAAACAGGAATGGAGAAGCCTATCGatgcaaagaaaaacggTTTCAAAACAGTCGAGAGAGACGCTTCATAATACGTTTCCCATATTTGAAGCCCAGAGATGTGCCCAATATAAATATGGTTAGTGGCAATGTTGATTTCTGAGCCTGTGACAGAATTATTGGGATTCGATTGCCTCTCGTATGAGTTTTGCTCACCCACACTCTTTATCCTATCAGTGTCCGAACATCTTAGTGAAGCAGAATGTGGTTGGTTTGAAGATTCTGGTACTGAACGGGCTTTTTCGAAACATTTGTTGAACTGTTTTACTTGAGTTGCGAAAACTATCTGATCTGCTCTCTTGGGGAGTGAATCACCTGTCTCATTGTCAGTCAAACAAGGAGCTACACGTTTCGCGAAAGCCAACCAGTAAACCTGATTGTCGCACCAGCTGATACAGGCGCCTGCGAGATAAGCAGCGTACAGATTTGAAGTTCCAGCATAATTAGATCTAACAAAAAACCCGAAGAAAATTAAAGTGTGCGTCAAAAATGTTATCTGCATTTTAGTAGGAAGATACTGAGAATTTTCGAAATGGCAAGACGGCATTGCACGAGCTAGGGGCTTTACTAAAATTCTTCATACCAATGGAACAACAACTGCGAATGCAAAAGAAGCCGGTATGAGCCGAATTATAATTACCGGACTAAGCGATGCCTCGCCCCCTAAATTGGATTAAATTTGTGCCATAACGAGTTCAACAACGTCATCTAACATGGCCACACATGTCAGTATCACCCCGAATCGACTTTTGTTGCGACCACTGACCTTTAATACTGTGAATGTTGCCCCCAGGCTGCTTGAACACAACGAGGCACCAGCTGTGAAAGGCTGTAGAGGAGTTGCATGCGCAAGCCTCATTAGTACAAATGACATCCCAATTGGCGCAATAACACCAGTGAAACCCAGAAACGTCAATAGGATAAAATTAGATTTCATTGCGCGAAAATCGGTTGACAATCCGCCTTCATAAAGAAGCAAAATTAGGCCCAGATAACCTGGCTGAACAACCGTTTGCTGAACTGGCAACGAAAACCGGTTTCCTTCAGGTGAGTCCCATGCAACACCAATGAATATCTGTCCCAATAAGCCGCAATATATGAGTTTGTCAAGGGCTGCGCCAACAATATTGAGGATTttaagaaaagaagctaATATCAAAATCACGATCACGTCAGGTTCATGATATGAAAGAGCCGCTTGGCTCATGTTTTTGCTTGATAATGGGGGGTATCGGAGTGATCAATCCCTGCAAATTTGAAACTCATTATTTTAATTTAGACCACAGCTTGGTAAAGAGCTAGAAGTAAAGGCTGTGCCAACAATTGCAAATATTCTGCTTGTGTTTATATCCCCACCTATAATAATTTCATTGCCGCAGTAGCGACGGAGGTGGAATTAGTAGTCACGAGAAAAATCTGTATAAGGTAAGCTATAATCGTGATCTTGCATCATTATGAGCAAGTCTGTCACGAATTATGGCATATTGCGGAGATACAAAAACGCTGGATCAAGCTCAACCTGTGTCAGTTTCATATGATATCCATGCTACGAAACACTCCGTGTGACTGGCAAATTGTGCCCACTCGCTGCCAGAGTTCTGG
The Lachancea thermotolerans CBS 6340 chromosome G complete sequence genome window above contains:
- a CDS encoding allantoate permease family MFS transporter (weakly similar to uniprot|P53322 Saccharomyces cerevisiae YGR260W TNA1 High affinity nicotinic acid plasma membrane permease) — protein: MNGHSSPAKELEVTTINECCLAKSSTQLSVVEGEVCDQSISGDTPTTHGTLQIDPAEEKALVRKLDRRFVPVLAFAYFLQSLDKTNIGNAYTSGMKEDLDLTPKQYSNAVSVLYSTFLIAQVPTTLYLRVIPPRYFMSGMVFCWSIITLCSGFVKSYHSLIALRVLLGAFEGGYFPAMVLLVSMIYKPEEQAKRIAFFFSCAALAGAFGGLIATGLATVHGAGGLNGWRWLYIIEGLVSTTAAVWIYFGLPTDVEMPAFMNNREKSLLKVRSKQRLQYIGPQPNFSWDFVWDALKDFKVYSGLAIQFCQNIILYAFTTFLPAILKLGMGYSSRQAQYLTVPVYILAAAVFLSSAYFSDRFNMRGPIILCFNIVTIIGYIIMLTAKTSGVKYFACYLMTFSAFTGPGLNVTWVSNNIAPHYKRATAIGLSQMFGNLAGAIAGQVYIKPPYVLGNSFSLGCVGFSSLLVALQIILFYRINERRAAILRGAVVDKFKKRSGDKDLNFKYCI
- a CDS encoding alpha-mannosyltransferase (weakly similar to uniprot|P53059 Saccharomyces cerevisiae YGL257C MNT2 Mannosyltransferase involved in adding the 4th and 5th mannose residues of O-linked glycans), encoding MSLLTRKIYSARSWKRFAVLSLSTLVCFYVFQLANEKVSLRIPRYSAETGLSTVIGDETPTESPAAAEACAALFQSFLRQGSGWGMRSFSDRKSIFFSRRRVIQSVKYLRLYGHCFVTNLAPFDGIDYEELDSRLFPIFTRELPVFTRWDDTREDEATSVNEQENVKLEGSDLNQTLKLPFWRRAKDSMKDRGIVISFGEGGVSEVKMLLNVLRLLGNKLPIQLVHKGDVSAEAMQSISYVARNDVTKDAETNTHGFDLPQEIWFVNAKRGIKNGHHDLFKRFSNKWIASLFNSFDEMILMDSDAVPFMNPERFFDLVGYQETGAFFFKDRLIDEYLKTSDLKFYKKLLPTEEESKVFGIPSSTEKTTQNDFFKAGYKHLMESGVVVIKRSDHLPGLLISTALQLWKETSEPVYGDKELFWLGQSISGNENYRFNKNAAGALGILNRDEKRALNYTCSTQLAHFDEKLRLLWINGGLRNCKKPSWYFDFGKQKSLRRKFKSPAELEDYFKAPIDVDGAVIPARSKNSLYQNLRGKKAGFEKCPKMGCDGAFWSAFDSLNSYGGETIRFNPSFIKEIGQVIHSWNLEYS